The following coding sequences are from one Anguilla anguilla isolate fAngAng1 chromosome 12, fAngAng1.pri, whole genome shotgun sequence window:
- the LOC118209430 gene encoding gastrula zinc finger protein XlCGF26.1-like isoform X3 yields MRISGEGPVKFGAYAGENPPIVHGVPAEETGTHAEDQEGQDVAVESSADVPVKDECPASRKHFRKTKNLKAGGAAGEGERRPGHSNEGKHSRQKCAPRAKRVLNSAEKPFGCGHCGKRFAVKRRLEMHERVHTGEKPHKVAQKEEKVFSCTECGKTFSQKYSLKTHQIVHAAEKPFNCTRCGKGFTVKRSLLVHQRIHTGEKPYSCVTCGKSFRQASYLTVHRRVHTGEKPYPCNKCEKSFSSANSLKTHQVVHTGEKAFSCDICGRSFSVAVNLNRHLRVHTGEKPFSCDICGRCFTQANSLKDHKQIHTGQRRFRKEKPFSCATCGRRFTHQVTLQKHEETHTGEQNTQNPCTCEFCGKTFRYAHYLKIHERVHTGEKPYSCVKCGRCFSQVSALLSHQKIHTGEKPFTCDICGKNFSFQNSLKSHQRTHTGEKPFNCATCGKTFSFVGNLKRHQRVHTGEKPFSCHICGKSFSQANNVKAHQQIHTGEKPFMCDKCGKSFAYVRNLREHKCVYT; encoded by the exons ATGAGGATCAGCGGAGAGG GACCTGTGAAGTTTGGCGCTTACGCTGGGGAAAACCCCCCCATTGTGCATGGGGTCCCAGCGGAGGAAACCGGCACGCATGCGGAAGACCAGGAAGGGCAGGATGTTGCCGTTGAGTCAAGCGCAGACGTTCCTGTCAAAGACGAGTGCCCTGCGAGCAGAAAGCATTTCAGGAAGACCAAGAACCTGAAGGCCGGCGGGGCAGCTGGCGAAGGCGAGAGAAGGCCGGGCCATTCAAACGAGGGGAAGCACAGCAGACAGAAATGCGCTCCTAGAGCGAAACGAGTCCTCAACTCGGCAGAGAAGCCGTTTGGCTGCGGACACTGCGGGAAGAGGTTTGCGGTGAAGCGCAGGCTGGAGATGCACGAGCGAGTTCACACTGGGGAGAAACCGCACAAGGTCGCTcagaaggaggagaaggtgTTCAGCTGCACAGAGTGCGGAAAGACCTTCAGTCAGAAGTATAGCCTTAAAACACACCAGATTGTCCATGCGGCGGAGAAACCGTTCAATTGCACACGCTGCGGAAAGGGCTTCACTGTAAAACGCAGCCTGTTGGTGCACCAGCGTATTCACACCGGCGAGAAACCGTATAGCTGTGTTACGTGCGGAAAGAGTTTCCGTCAAGCTAGTTACCTTACAGTGCACCGCAGGGTTCACACAGGAGAAAAGCCGTACCCTTGCAACAAATGCGAGAAGAGCTTCAGCAGTGCAAACAGTCTTAAAACACACCAGGTAGTTCATACAGGAGAAAAAGCCTTCAGCTGCGATATATGTGGGAGGAGCTTCAGCGTTGCAGTTAACCTTAATCGGCATCTACGAGTGCACACGGGAGAGAAACCGTTTAGCTGTGACATATGTGGGAGGTGTTTCACTCAAGCTAATAGTCTGAAAGACCATAAGCAAATTCACACTGGACAGAGAAGGTTTAGAAAGGAGAAACCATTCAGTTGTGCTACATGTGGGAGAAGGTTCACTCATCAGGTCACACTACAGAAACACGAGGAAACTCACACTGGGGAGCAAAACACACAGAATCCTTGCACTTGTGAATTTTGTGGAAAGACCTTCAGGTATGCACATTACCTTAAAATACATGAGCGAgttcacacaggagagaaaccatACAGCTGTGTGAAGTGTGGCAGGTGTTTTAGCCAGGTAAGTGCACTTCTATCACACCAAAAAattcacacaggagagaaaccatTCACCTGTGACATATGTGGgaaaaatttcagttttcaaaaCAGTCTTAAGTCACATCAAAGAACTCACACGGGAGAGAAGCCTTTTAACTGTGCCACATGTGGGAAGACTTTCAGTTTTGTGGGTAATCTTAAGAGACATCAGCGTGTTCACACTGGAGAGAAACCATTTAGCTGTCATATTTGTGGGAAAAGTTTCAGCCAAGCTAATAATGTGAAAGCTCACCAGCAAatccacacaggagagaaaccatTTATGTGTGATAAATGTGGGAAGAGTTTTGCATATGTAAGAAATCTTAGGGAACACAAATGTGTTTACACCTGA
- the LOC118209430 gene encoding oocyte zinc finger protein XlCOF6-like isoform X1, which translates to MSNDFQTRIASVIELLAKAALEEMRKVVDLDSVVLGFEISQDQNDDSVPKKLLFMTQISTIMDALAKDAVNKICKLAIEELAVLRLEVSRSRNEIGALKRELELMAKELRIVQGGAAGERPLKTHSVGVQVAWELRATETEESSSHRVGLWGDSGLTDTEEDVNPLQCVVMMVESEDLQEDGLESIVIKEEILEEDLDNGDVQEGMRISGEGPVKFGAYAGENPPIVHGVPAEETGTHAEDQEGQDVAVESSADVPVKDECPASRKHFRKTKNLKAGGAAGEGERRPGHSNEGKHSRQKCAPRAKRVLNSAEKPFGCGHCGKRFAVKRRLEMHERVHTGEKPHKVAQKEEKVFSCTECGKTFSQKYSLKTHQIVHAAEKPFNCTRCGKGFTVKRSLLVHQRIHTGEKPYSCVTCGKSFRQASYLTVHRRVHTGEKPYPCNKCEKSFSSANSLKTHQVVHTGEKAFSCDICGRSFSVAVNLNRHLRVHTGEKPFSCDICGRCFTQANSLKDHKQIHTGQRRFRKEKPFSCATCGRRFTHQVTLQKHEETHTGEQNTQNPCTCEFCGKTFRYAHYLKIHERVHTGEKPYSCVKCGRCFSQVSALLSHQKIHTGEKPFTCDICGKNFSFQNSLKSHQRTHTGEKPFNCATCGKTFSFVGNLKRHQRVHTGEKPFSCHICGKSFSQANNVKAHQQIHTGEKPFMCDKCGKSFAYVRNLREHKCVYT; encoded by the exons ATGTCTAATGATTTTCAAACACGAATAGCCTCTGTTATAGAATTACTGGCAAAAGCGGCCTTAGAAGAAATGAGGAAAGTTGTCGACCTGGACTCTGTTGTCTTAGGGTTTGAAATATCACAGGATCAAAATGATGATTCAGTACCGAAGAAACTGCTGTTTATG ACACAGATTTCTACCATTATGGATGCCCTGGCTAAGGATGCAGTGAACAAAATCTGTAAACTTGCCATTGAAGAACTGGCGGTTTTACGTTTGGAAGTGTCTCGGAGTCGGAATGAGATCGGAGCTCTCAAGAGAGAATTGGAGCTGATGGCGAAGGAGCTGAGGATTGTGCAGGGAGGTGCAGCAGGAGAAAGACCCTTAAAAACCCACTCTGTTGGAGTGCAGGTTGCCTGGGAATTAAGAGCAACAGAAACAG AGGAGTCATCTTCTCACAGGGTTGGGCTGTGGGGGGACTCGGGGCTCACGGACACTGAAGAGGACGTTAATCCGTTGCAGTGTGTGGTCATGATGGTAGAG TCTGAGGATTTGCAAGAGGATGGACTTGAATCGATTGTCATCAAGGAGGAAATACTGGAAGAGGACCTGGATAACGGCGATGTACAGGAGGGCATGAGGATCAGCGGAGAGG GACCTGTGAAGTTTGGCGCTTACGCTGGGGAAAACCCCCCCATTGTGCATGGGGTCCCAGCGGAGGAAACCGGCACGCATGCGGAAGACCAGGAAGGGCAGGATGTTGCCGTTGAGTCAAGCGCAGACGTTCCTGTCAAAGACGAGTGCCCTGCGAGCAGAAAGCATTTCAGGAAGACCAAGAACCTGAAGGCCGGCGGGGCAGCTGGCGAAGGCGAGAGAAGGCCGGGCCATTCAAACGAGGGGAAGCACAGCAGACAGAAATGCGCTCCTAGAGCGAAACGAGTCCTCAACTCGGCAGAGAAGCCGTTTGGCTGCGGACACTGCGGGAAGAGGTTTGCGGTGAAGCGCAGGCTGGAGATGCACGAGCGAGTTCACACTGGGGAGAAACCGCACAAGGTCGCTcagaaggaggagaaggtgTTCAGCTGCACAGAGTGCGGAAAGACCTTCAGTCAGAAGTATAGCCTTAAAACACACCAGATTGTCCATGCGGCGGAGAAACCGTTCAATTGCACACGCTGCGGAAAGGGCTTCACTGTAAAACGCAGCCTGTTGGTGCACCAGCGTATTCACACCGGCGAGAAACCGTATAGCTGTGTTACGTGCGGAAAGAGTTTCCGTCAAGCTAGTTACCTTACAGTGCACCGCAGGGTTCACACAGGAGAAAAGCCGTACCCTTGCAACAAATGCGAGAAGAGCTTCAGCAGTGCAAACAGTCTTAAAACACACCAGGTAGTTCATACAGGAGAAAAAGCCTTCAGCTGCGATATATGTGGGAGGAGCTTCAGCGTTGCAGTTAACCTTAATCGGCATCTACGAGTGCACACGGGAGAGAAACCGTTTAGCTGTGACATATGTGGGAGGTGTTTCACTCAAGCTAATAGTCTGAAAGACCATAAGCAAATTCACACTGGACAGAGAAGGTTTAGAAAGGAGAAACCATTCAGTTGTGCTACATGTGGGAGAAGGTTCACTCATCAGGTCACACTACAGAAACACGAGGAAACTCACACTGGGGAGCAAAACACACAGAATCCTTGCACTTGTGAATTTTGTGGAAAGACCTTCAGGTATGCACATTACCTTAAAATACATGAGCGAgttcacacaggagagaaaccatACAGCTGTGTGAAGTGTGGCAGGTGTTTTAGCCAGGTAAGTGCACTTCTATCACACCAAAAAattcacacaggagagaaaccatTCACCTGTGACATATGTGGgaaaaatttcagttttcaaaaCAGTCTTAAGTCACATCAAAGAACTCACACGGGAGAGAAGCCTTTTAACTGTGCCACATGTGGGAAGACTTTCAGTTTTGTGGGTAATCTTAAGAGACATCAGCGTGTTCACACTGGAGAGAAACCATTTAGCTGTCATATTTGTGGGAAAAGTTTCAGCCAAGCTAATAATGTGAAAGCTCACCAGCAAatccacacaggagagaaaccatTTATGTGTGATAAATGTGGGAAGAGTTTTGCATATGTAAGAAATCTTAGGGAACACAAATGTGTTTACACCTGA